The Lutibacter sp. A64 genome segment AAATTTCAACTTCAAAAAATTGGGCTGTTTGGTTACACGAATATTTAGAAGATTTTCCAAATCAGCAAGATGTTTTGCGTTATACATTAACGGCAAATGCTCCTGAAACAAAAGATAACGATTTTACTTGGAAAGATTTTCAAGCACGTAATAATAACGAATTAGTAGCCATTTTTGGAAATTTTATAAACCGTGTAGTTGTGTTAACTAACAAATATTACGAAGGCGTTGTTCCAGAACCTAACGAATTTACAGATGTAGATAATGAAACGCTAGAAAAATTACAAAAATACCCATCTATAATAGCAAGCTCTATTGAGCGTTACCGCTTTAGAGAAGCATCTCAAGAGTTAATGAATTTAGCGCGTTTAGGTAATAAGTATTTAGCTGATGAAGAACCATGGAAACTAATTAAAACAGATCCAGAACGCGTAAAAACTGTTATGTATGTTGCGCTTCAAATTGCCACAGGATTGTCTGTTGTTTCCGAACCTTTTTTACCATTTTCTGCTGAAAAACTAAGACAAATTTTAAATATTTCTAATGAATTAAAATGGAGTGATGTTGAAGAACACACTGAATTAATTGCAGCAAATCATACCATTGGAAAAGCTGAATTATTATTCGCTAAAATTGAAGATGCAGCTATACAAATTCAACTAGAAAAATTAGAAGCAACAAAATTAGCTAATGAGGCTGAAAACAAAATTGTAGAACCACAAAAAGAAACTATCGAATTTGATGATTTTACAAAGCTAGATATGCGTGTAGGAACAATTATTGAAGCCATAAAAGTACCAAAAACTAAAAAATTATTACAACTTAAGGTCGATGTTGGTATTGATACAAGAACTATTGTTTCTGGTATTGCAGAAAGTTTTAAACCAGAAGATATTATTGGACAAAAAGTAACTGTTTTAGTCAATTTAGCACCAAGAAAACTACGCGGTGTTGAAAGCCAAGGTATGATTTTAATGACAGATACACCAGATGGAAAACTTGCTTTTATTGAACCAGAAAACGATTCAGTAAAAAACGGAGAGCAAGTAAGCTAGTATTGATGTTACATGATGCTAAACTTGTTTCAGCATCTTAATCATATATGTATAAATTATAATGTCACCCTGAATTTTTAGACTCATAAATTCAGGGCGACGTTTATACTTCTTTAATTATAATTTCAAAATGCAAATTCTAAACTTTATACAATCAAAAACAAATCTTCCAACAAAAGGTATTGAAAACACCATACAATTATTAAATGAAGATTGTACCGTTCCTTTTATTGCTCGTTATAGAAAAGAATTAACAGGAAATTTAGATGAAGTTGAAATTGGAGAAATTGTAAAGTTTAAAACACAGTTTGAAGAATTAAAGAAACGAAAAGTAGCCATTTTAAAAGCTTTAGAAGAACAAGATGTTTTAACTACAGAATTAAAGGAAAAAATTGAGGCTACAACCAGTTTAACTGTTTTAGAGGATATTTACCTACCTTTTAAGAAAAAACGCAAGACAAAGGCTGAAACTGCGCGAAAAAACGGTTTAGAACCCTTAGCTAAAATGATAATGAGTCAGCGTGTAAACGATTTGGAATATACAGCTTCAAAATATATAAATAATGAAGTTGATACTCTTGAAAAAGCATTAGAAGGAGCACGTTTTATAATTGCTGAATGGATTAATGAACGCACTGATATAAGAAATAACATTCGTTATCAATTAGAACGTTTTGCAACCATTAATACTAAAGTTGTAAAAAAGGAAGAAGGAAATGAAAAAGCACAAAAATTTAGAGATTATTTCGACTGGTCTGAAAGCTTAAATAGAATTCCTTCACATAGATTATTAGCTATTTTACGAGCCGAAAAAGAAGGATTTATTCGTGTAAAAATTGTAATAGATAACGAGCGTACATTAGCTAAAATGGAAGATAGAATTATTCGCTCAAATAACGAATGTTCTACACAAATTAGTTTAGCTATAGCAGATTCTTATAAACGATTATTGTTTCCATCATTAGCAAACGAGGCATTAAGTATTGCTAAAGAAAAAGCAGATAATAATGCCATAGAAGTATTTGCTAAAAATTTAAAACAACTATTATTAGGTGCTCCCTTAGGTGAAAAAACCATATTAGCCATAGATCCTGGTTTTAGAACTGGTTGTAAAGTAGTGTGTTTAAATGAACAAGGAGGACTAGAATATAACGAAACTATTTACCCGCACGCTCCAAAAAACGATACTATTGGAGCTATGAAAAAAATAAATTCATTAGTTGATGCTTATAAAATTGAAGCCATAGCTATTGGAAATGGAACTGCCTCGCGTGAAACCGAGCATTTCATACGTAAAATGCGATTTAATAAGGATGTTGAAGTTTACGTTGTAAGTGAAGCTGGCGCAAGTATTTATTCCGCTTCAAAAATTGCGAGAGACGAATTTCCAAATTACGATGTTACTGTACGTGGTTCTGTGTCAATAGGTAGAAGATTAGCCGATCCACTTGCAGAATTAGTTAAAATTGATGCTAAATCAATTGGTGTTGGACAATATCAACACGATGTTGATCAAACTAAATTAAAAACTTCGTTAGATACTGTTGTAGAAAGCTGTGTAAATTCAGTGGGTGTAAATATTAATACTGCTAGTGTTTCTTTATTAAGTTATGTTTCTGGAATTGGTCCAAAATTGGCTGAAAATATTGTAAATTATAGAGATGAAAATGGAGCTTTTACATCTAGAGCAGATATAAAAAAAGTACCTCGTTTAGGAAATAAAGCTTTTGAACAAGGCGCAGGTTTTTTACGTATTAAAAATGCAACAAATCCTTTAGACGATTCTGCAGTACATCCAGAAAGTTATACTATAATTACAAAAATGGCTAAGGATGCAAAATGTACGGTTTCCGATTTAATTGGAAATAAGGCCATTCTTCAAAAAATAGATTTAGAAAAATATTGTACCTCTACAATTGGAGTTCCAACATTAAAAGACATTATTTCAGAATTAGAAAAACCAGGATTGGATCCACGTTCAAAAGCCAAAGTATTCACTTTTAATCAAAACATACGCACTATTACTGATTTACATGAAGGTCAATTATTACCCGGAATAGTTAATAACATTACAAATTTTGGGTGCTTTGTAGATATTGGAATTAAAGAAAGTGGCTTGGTACACGTTTCTAATTTAGCCGATAAATTTGTAAGTGATGTTAATGCTATTGTTACTTTAAATCAACAGATAATTGTAAAAGTTTTAGAAGTTGATGTTGCTAGAAAGCGTATTCAGCTTGCTTTAGTAAAATAAATTTAATATTAAATAGTTAAGTTAACCGAAATAGAAATATTACGACCTGGAGCACTAATAGAAGAAGCAAACTCTTTATAATGCACGTCAAAAATATTATCTAAATTCACAAAAAAGGTAAGCTTATTATTTAGTTTATAATTTGAATTTATTCCAAAAGTACTCCACTCTGGTGTACCGTAATAACTGTCGGTTAAAACATTGTATGGCGTTTGTTCAACATTATCTATTCCTTCAATTAAATTATAATCTTTTAATCTTTTTTTAGCATTAAATCTCCAATTTAAATTTGCCTGAAAACGGTCTTTTTCAAATCCGAATTCTAAATTACCAAACATAGGTGGTATAGAAGATAAAGGCTCATCTGTATCGTATGTTTCACCTTTTGTATAAGTTAAAGAACCTTTTGTATACCAAGTATCATCTATATTTCCTTTAAAGCTAAAAGTACCTCCTACAATATAAGCATTATCTTTATTTAGATTTGCCACAACTGTACCTTCTTCCCCATCATACATAATAGTTGAAGCGTTGTTAACTTCAAAATAATCTCTTGTTATATAATTATCTAAAAGGGTATAATAAATATTTAAACCTGTATGAAATTTTTTATCATTAAAATATTTTAAAACACTTGTTTCAAAACTATAAGCATATTCTGGTTTTAGAGCTGCATTTGGCACTGTAACATTTCCAGATTTTTCTCTTATTTTACCAACATCGTCAATATTTGGAGATCTAAACCCTGATGAAATTACACTATTTAATTGCCATTCTTCTGAAGGTTTATGAGCAAAGCCTATTGTTGCAGTAACTGCAGAGTTATTTAACGAAATATCAAAATCAGGTAATTGAATAAAGGTATCATCTATCCAAGTAGCTTTTAAATGCGTATTAACAAATCTTAATCCGGTATTTAGTGTCGTTTTTTTATTAATATTCTGTCTGTAGTTAATATATGAAGCTAAACTTGTGTAACTGCTCCCTCCATCAGGATAGCGAGATTGTACGGTAAAATCATCAGCAAAACCAATAATAGTATTGTTATTAACCTCTAAGGTTTTTCCAAAGGCATTAGAATTTACTTTGTTATAAGTAGTTTCAAATCCGTAAGATAAAATTCTATCATTTCCTTTAGTTAATGGTACAAAAAAGTCTCCATTTAAACTAAATACGTCTACATTTTCTTTTCTATAAGAACGTTCTAAACTTGTAAATTTTCGTTGAACTCTAGATTCTTTAATATTTTGAAAAGCTGCAGTAATAGTTCCATTTTCAATCCATTTTTTTTCAGGATTTATTTTTAATTGTGAAGAAACTAATAAACGTTT includes the following:
- the metG gene encoding methionine--tRNA ligase, with the protein product MSNSKRYTITAALPYTNGPVHIGHLAGVYVPADIYARYLRNTANDVLFVCGSDEHGVPITLKAKKEGVTPQDIVDKYNAIIKTSFKDFGISFDNYSRTSAKVHHETASEFFKKLYTEGKFIEEASEQLYDEEAKQFLADRFVVGTCPKCGNEESYGDQCENCGTSHNATDLINPKSAITGNTPTTKLTKHWYLPLDKYEQWLREWIVEGHKNDWKTNVLGQVKSWLDDGLKPRAVTRDLDWGIPVPVEGGEGKVLYVWFDAPIGYISSTKEWAAREGKNWEPYWKDKDTKLIHFIGKDNIVFHCIIFPTMLKAEGSYILPENVPANEFLNLEGDKISTSKNWAVWLHEYLEDFPNQQDVLRYTLTANAPETKDNDFTWKDFQARNNNELVAIFGNFINRVVVLTNKYYEGVVPEPNEFTDVDNETLEKLQKYPSIIASSIERYRFREASQELMNLARLGNKYLADEEPWKLIKTDPERVKTVMYVALQIATGLSVVSEPFLPFSAEKLRQILNISNELKWSDVEEHTELIAANHTIGKAELLFAKIEDAAIQIQLEKLEATKLANEAENKIVEPQKETIEFDDFTKLDMRVGTIIEAIKVPKTKKLLQLKVDVGIDTRTIVSGIAESFKPEDIIGQKVTVLVNLAPRKLRGVESQGMILMTDTPDGKLAFIEPENDSVKNGEQVS
- a CDS encoding Tex family protein, producing the protein MQILNFIQSKTNLPTKGIENTIQLLNEDCTVPFIARYRKELTGNLDEVEIGEIVKFKTQFEELKKRKVAILKALEEQDVLTTELKEKIEATTSLTVLEDIYLPFKKKRKTKAETARKNGLEPLAKMIMSQRVNDLEYTASKYINNEVDTLEKALEGARFIIAEWINERTDIRNNIRYQLERFATINTKVVKKEEGNEKAQKFRDYFDWSESLNRIPSHRLLAILRAEKEGFIRVKIVIDNERTLAKMEDRIIRSNNECSTQISLAIADSYKRLLFPSLANEALSIAKEKADNNAIEVFAKNLKQLLLGAPLGEKTILAIDPGFRTGCKVVCLNEQGGLEYNETIYPHAPKNDTIGAMKKINSLVDAYKIEAIAIGNGTASRETEHFIRKMRFNKDVEVYVVSEAGASIYSASKIARDEFPNYDVTVRGSVSIGRRLADPLAELVKIDAKSIGVGQYQHDVDQTKLKTSLDTVVESCVNSVGVNINTASVSLLSYVSGIGPKLAENIVNYRDENGAFTSRADIKKVPRLGNKAFEQGAGFLRIKNATNPLDDSAVHPESYTIITKMAKDAKCTVSDLIGNKAILQKIDLEKYCTSTIGVPTLKDIISELEKPGLDPRSKAKVFTFNQNIRTITDLHEGQLLPGIVNNITNFGCFVDIGIKESGLVHVSNLADKFVSDVNAIVTLNQQIIVKVLEVDVARKRIQLALVK
- a CDS encoding TonB-dependent receptor plug domain-containing protein — its product is MRVITIILIILGAVKTTAQQVKIIERGSNFPIENVTIYNDRNNDFVTTNKNGIADLSSFKSSDILFFKHISYIEYEILKRELSKVEFIVSLSKKAEMLDEIVLSASKGEEKRSRIAEQVAITSKEEIKRLAPQTSADLLANLPGVRVQKSQFGGGSPVLRGMEANRVLLVVDGVRMNNAIYRMGHLQNSITVSPNIIDRTEVVFGPSSVVYGSDALGGVIHYYTKTPKISEEKQINADLYSRFSSINNEFTTQGNVEIRNKKWASFTSVSYSDFGDLKMGKNRNHGFDDWGKVNEYSNNTNSYYSEIPIVNSDNLILKNTSFNQLDLLQKVAIPISEKTDVTFNFQYSESSNINRFDKLTEYSDGALKFAEWYYGPQKRLLVSSQLKINPEKKWIENGTITAAFQNIKESRVQRKFTSLERSYRKENVDVFSLNGDFFVPLTKGNDRILSYGFETTYNKVNSNAFGKTLEVNNNTIIGFADDFTVQSRYPDGGSSYTSLASYINYRQNINKKTTLNTGLRFVNTHLKATWIDDTFIQLPDFDISLNNSAVTATIGFAHKPSEEWQLNSVISSGFRSPNIDDVGKIREKSGNVTVPNAALKPEYAYSFETSVLKYFNDKKFHTGLNIYYTLLDNYITRDYFEVNNASTIMYDGEEGTVVANLNKDNAYIVGGTFSFKGNIDDTWYTKGSLTYTKGETYDTDEPLSSIPPMFGNLEFGFEKDRFQANLNWRFNAKKRLKDYNLIEGIDNVEQTPYNVLTDSYYGTPEWSTFGINSNYKLNNKLTFFVNLDNIFDVHYKEFASSISAPGRNISISVNLTI